Proteins encoded in a region of the Stieleria neptunia genome:
- a CDS encoding acetyl-CoA carboxylase biotin carboxylase subunit — protein sequence MFTKILIANRGEIACRVIKTARKMGIQTVAVYSEADRDALHVSMADEAVLIGPPPSAESYLVIEKLVQACRDTGAQAVHPGYGFVSENAAFAEQLAEAGIAFIGPNVHAIKNMGDKITSKKLAQEAGVNTVPGHADIIESPDVAVTIAQEIGYPVMIKASAGGGGKGMRIARDDDECRDGFQRASGEAKTSFGDDRVFIEKFIEQPRHIEIQVIADKHGNVIHLGERECSLQRRHQKVIEEAPSPFLDAQTRSAMGDQAVALARAVQYESAGTVEFIVDNDRNFYFLEMNTRLQVEHPVTEYVTGLDLVELMIRSAAGEVLPLSQSDVQLNGSAIESRVYAEDPLRGFLPSIGRLVRYCPPPENEVVRVDTGVYEGAEISMHYDPMIAKLITYGATRDAAIGHMREALNEFYIRGVSHNISFLAALIEHPRFRSGNISTNLIAEEYPDGFHPSDLVHENPALLIVVAAAIHRRYMDRAAGISGQLPGYERNIDDHWVIMLDGQQSPVAMRPLPGGHEITYGTDTYRVTSDWQFGQPLFRGTVNGETICIQVERRNMHYSLFHWGSQIDIMVLTPRAADLLACMPIKEPPDTSRFLLSPMPGLLTQLRVEEGTEVHAGQDLAVIEAMKMENVLRAEREGRVSKITANIGETLAVDQPILEFEPLAD from the coding sequence ATGTTCACTAAAATACTGATCGCAAATCGCGGCGAGATCGCTTGCCGCGTCATCAAGACCGCCCGCAAGATGGGCATCCAAACGGTCGCCGTTTATTCGGAAGCGGATCGTGATGCGCTCCACGTCTCGATGGCCGACGAGGCGGTGCTGATCGGCCCACCGCCCTCGGCCGAAAGCTATCTCGTGATCGAAAAACTCGTCCAGGCCTGCCGCGACACCGGCGCCCAGGCCGTCCACCCGGGCTACGGTTTCGTCTCCGAGAACGCTGCCTTCGCCGAACAGTTGGCAGAAGCCGGCATCGCGTTCATCGGTCCCAACGTCCATGCGATCAAGAACATGGGCGACAAGATCACGTCCAAGAAACTGGCCCAAGAGGCCGGCGTCAACACCGTTCCCGGTCATGCCGACATCATCGAGTCCCCGGACGTTGCCGTCACCATTGCCCAGGAAATCGGGTACCCGGTGATGATCAAAGCCAGCGCCGGCGGAGGCGGCAAAGGGATGCGGATTGCACGCGACGACGACGAATGCCGTGACGGATTCCAACGCGCCAGCGGCGAAGCGAAAACGTCCTTCGGCGACGACCGGGTGTTCATCGAAAAGTTCATCGAACAACCGCGGCACATCGAAATCCAAGTCATCGCCGACAAACACGGCAACGTGATCCATCTCGGTGAACGCGAATGCTCACTCCAACGACGCCATCAAAAGGTGATCGAAGAAGCGCCCTCGCCGTTCCTGGACGCCCAAACCCGTTCGGCGATGGGTGACCAGGCGGTCGCGCTCGCCCGCGCGGTCCAATACGAGTCGGCGGGCACCGTCGAATTCATCGTCGACAATGACCGCAATTTCTATTTTCTGGAAATGAACACGCGGTTGCAGGTCGAGCATCCGGTCACCGAATACGTGACCGGGTTGGACTTGGTCGAATTGATGATCCGCAGCGCAGCCGGTGAGGTGTTGCCGTTGTCCCAGTCCGACGTCCAACTCAACGGATCGGCGATCGAATCGAGGGTCTATGCGGAAGATCCACTCCGCGGATTCCTGCCGTCGATCGGTCGACTCGTTCGCTATTGTCCGCCGCCAGAAAACGAGGTCGTTCGCGTCGACACCGGTGTCTATGAAGGCGCAGAGATTTCGATGCACTATGACCCGATGATCGCCAAATTGATCACCTATGGAGCGACGCGTGACGCCGCGATCGGACACATGCGCGAGGCGCTCAACGAGTTCTACATCCGCGGCGTGTCACACAACATCAGCTTTCTGGCCGCGCTGATCGAACACCCCCGTTTTCGCTCCGGTAACATCAGCACCAATCTGATCGCCGAGGAGTATCCCGACGGTTTCCATCCGTCGGACTTGGTGCACGAGAATCCCGCGTTGCTGATCGTCGTCGCCGCAGCGATCCATCGACGCTACATGGACCGGGCCGCCGGGATCAGCGGTCAATTGCCGGGCTACGAACGCAACATCGACGATCACTGGGTCATCATGCTCGACGGCCAGCAGTCTCCGGTGGCGATGCGCCCGCTACCCGGCGGCCATGAGATCACCTACGGAACGGACACCTATCGTGTGACCAGCGACTGGCAATTCGGCCAACCGCTGTTCCGCGGCACGGTCAACGGCGAAACGATTTGCATCCAGGTCGAACGTCGCAACATGCACTACAGCCTGTTCCACTGGGGATCCCAAATCGACATCATGGTCTTGACCCCGCGGGCGGCAGACCTACTGGCCTGCATGCCGATCAAAGAACCGCCGGACACGAGCCGCTTCCTGCTCTCGCCGATGCCCGGCCTGCTGACGCAATTGAGAGTCGAAGAGGGAACCGAAGTGCACGCGGGGCAGGACTTGGCGGTGATCGAAGCGATGAAGATGGAAAACGTCCTGCGAGCCGAACGCGAGGGACGGGTTTCAAAGATCACGGCAAACATCGGCGAAACGCTGGCGGTCGATCAACCGATCCTCGAATTCGAACCGCTGGCGGATTGA
- a CDS encoding acyl-CoA carboxylase subunit beta, translating to MQDIVKRLEEMRKAAEMGGGQKRIDAQHKKGKLTARERIELLLDPGMFEEWDMFVEHRCKDFGMDQQGIPGDGVVTGYGTINGRVVFVFSQDFTVFGGSLSEAHAEKICKVMDHAIKVGAPVIGINDSGGARIQEGVASLGGYADVFQRNVLASGVVPQISLVMGPCAGGAVYSPAMTDFIFMVKDSSYMFVTGPDVVKTVTHEEVTHEQLGGAVTHSTVSGVADRAFENDVEALAMVRRFINYLPANNRVDAPHRPTPDPSDRVEPSLDTLVPDSPTMPYDMKELILKIVDDTDFFELQPEHAKNIVVGLARMDGYPIGIVANQPLVLAGCLDIKSSIKAARFVRFCDAFNIPILTLVDVPGFMPGTAQEYGGIIKHGAKLLFAYAEATVPKVTLITRKAYGGAYDVMSSKHLRGDVNLAWPSAEIAVMGPKGAVEIIFRKDLGDPEKIAALTEEYRVKFANPFIAGRRGFIDDVVMPRMSRKRICRSLAMLRSKKLENPWRKHGNIPL from the coding sequence ATGCAGGATATAGTCAAACGCCTTGAAGAAATGCGCAAGGCCGCCGAAATGGGCGGCGGACAGAAACGGATCGATGCGCAGCACAAAAAAGGCAAGCTTACGGCACGGGAACGGATCGAACTGCTGTTGGATCCCGGGATGTTCGAAGAATGGGACATGTTCGTCGAACATCGTTGCAAAGACTTCGGGATGGACCAGCAAGGCATTCCGGGCGACGGCGTGGTGACCGGCTACGGGACGATCAACGGTCGCGTCGTGTTCGTCTTCAGCCAAGACTTCACCGTCTTCGGAGGCTCGTTGTCCGAAGCCCACGCCGAAAAGATCTGCAAGGTCATGGACCATGCGATCAAGGTCGGCGCACCGGTCATCGGCATCAATGATTCCGGCGGCGCGCGGATCCAGGAAGGCGTCGCGTCACTCGGCGGCTACGCCGATGTCTTTCAACGCAACGTCCTGGCCTCCGGCGTCGTCCCGCAAATCTCGTTGGTGATGGGCCCCTGCGCCGGCGGCGCCGTCTACTCGCCGGCCATGACGGATTTCATCTTCATGGTCAAAGACAGTTCCTACATGTTTGTGACCGGGCCCGATGTGGTCAAAACCGTGACCCACGAAGAGGTCACGCACGAGCAACTCGGCGGAGCGGTGACGCACTCGACCGTGTCCGGTGTTGCCGACCGCGCCTTCGAAAACGACGTGGAAGCGCTGGCGATGGTGCGGCGTTTCATCAACTACCTGCCGGCCAACAACCGAGTCGACGCGCCGCATCGCCCCACCCCGGATCCGTCCGATCGCGTCGAACCCTCGCTCGATACGCTCGTTCCCGATTCGCCGACCATGCCGTACGACATGAAAGAGCTAATCCTCAAGATTGTCGACGACACCGATTTCTTTGAACTGCAGCCCGAGCATGCAAAGAACATCGTCGTCGGGCTGGCCCGGATGGATGGTTATCCGATCGGCATTGTCGCCAACCAGCCGTTGGTGTTGGCCGGTTGTTTGGACATCAAATCGTCGATCAAAGCGGCGCGTTTCGTTCGCTTTTGTGATGCGTTCAACATCCCCATTTTGACATTGGTCGACGTTCCCGGGTTCATGCCGGGAACCGCCCAGGAATACGGCGGGATCATCAAGCATGGTGCGAAATTGTTGTTCGCCTATGCCGAAGCCACCGTCCCCAAGGTGACGTTGATCACCCGCAAAGCCTACGGCGGTGCCTATGACGTGATGTCGTCCAAGCACCTTCGCGGTGACGTGAACCTGGCATGGCCGAGTGCGGAAATCGCCGTCATGGGCCCCAAGGGTGCGGTCGAGATCATCTTCCGCAAAGACTTGGGCGACCCCGAAAAAATCGCCGCGCTGACCGAAGAATACCGCGTCAAGTTCGCCAACCCGTTCATCGCCGGGCGGCGAGGCTTCATCGATGACGTCGTGATGCCGCGGATGTCACGCAAGCGGATTTGCCGATCGTTGGCCATGCTGCGCAGCAAGAAACTGGAGAACCCTTGGCGGAAGCACGGAAACATTCCGCTTTAA
- the phaC gene encoding class III poly(R)-hydroxyalkanoic acid synthase subunit PhaC: MNEPIDEPSATERTWPPLVACWTRAVKQAAENAHQLQQASHPHADPKTHRRQWFGLWGQATEAYLRSSDFLKLLKRHIDTLIDAKLAGDFDPADTRVKAGRLSSDVRALAMSFGQLFPETKSVPNRIHGGGPGGGGGGGVSPQTPDRPSKWATPFEVVYEATPLKLLHFQPAKVRFAEPVLICFALVNRPYILDLKANRSVVRRLLDRGFDVYVIDWGNPDDSDSALRLEDYVCSMLNNAVDFICQRSHSPRLSLLGYCMGGTMSTLYTALHPERIGNLILMAAPIEFDGESGLLNLWARPETFDVDGLIDAFGNCPGEFLQLVFQLMKPVQNFAEKQLSFMENSNNTEFLDDFETIERWSGDTIPIAGETFREFVSMLYQENRLVNNQMVLAGQTIRLAAITCPILLLVAQRDHLVPPESTLAIKERVSSGDVTSLSIEAGHIGLAVGSQAQRNLWPLAAEWIASHSTQR; encoded by the coding sequence ATGAACGAACCGATCGACGAACCGAGTGCGACCGAACGAACCTGGCCACCCCTGGTGGCGTGTTGGACCCGGGCTGTGAAACAGGCGGCCGAGAACGCACATCAACTGCAACAGGCGTCCCATCCCCATGCCGACCCGAAGACCCACCGACGCCAGTGGTTTGGTCTGTGGGGCCAGGCAACCGAAGCCTATCTCCGCAGCTCCGATTTTTTGAAACTGCTGAAACGACACATCGATACCCTGATCGACGCAAAGCTGGCCGGCGACTTCGACCCGGCGGACACCCGAGTGAAAGCGGGCAGATTGAGCAGCGATGTCCGGGCACTGGCGATGAGTTTTGGGCAACTCTTTCCCGAAACCAAAAGCGTGCCGAACCGAATCCACGGTGGTGGCCCCGGCGGTGGCGGCGGCGGCGGCGTTTCACCACAGACTCCGGATCGACCGTCAAAATGGGCCACGCCGTTCGAAGTCGTTTACGAAGCAACACCGCTGAAGTTGCTGCACTTCCAACCTGCCAAGGTCCGCTTCGCCGAACCCGTCCTGATCTGTTTTGCGTTGGTCAATCGCCCCTACATCCTGGATCTGAAAGCCAACCGCAGCGTGGTCCGGCGGTTACTCGATCGCGGCTTCGACGTCTATGTCATCGACTGGGGCAACCCCGACGATTCGGACTCGGCGTTGCGGCTGGAAGACTACGTCTGTTCGATGTTGAACAACGCCGTCGACTTCATTTGTCAGCGTTCCCACAGCCCACGACTCAGCCTGCTCGGTTATTGTATGGGCGGCACGATGTCGACCCTCTATACCGCGTTGCATCCCGAACGGATTGGCAATCTGATTCTGATGGCGGCGCCGATCGAGTTTGACGGAGAGAGCGGATTATTGAATTTGTGGGCACGACCGGAAACGTTCGACGTCGATGGACTGATCGACGCGTTTGGGAATTGCCCCGGTGAATTTTTGCAACTCGTTTTCCAGTTGATGAAACCCGTGCAGAACTTTGCGGAAAAGCAACTGTCCTTCATGGAGAATTCGAACAATACGGAATTCTTGGACGATTTCGAAACCATCGAGCGTTGGTCCGGCGATACGATCCCCATCGCCGGGGAGACGTTTCGCGAATTTGTTTCGATGCTCTATCAAGAGAATCGGCTGGTGAACAACCAAATGGTTCTCGCCGGTCAAACGATCCGATTGGCAGCGATCACTTGTCCGATCCTGCTGCTGGTCGCCCAGCGGGATCACTTGGTACCGCCAGAATCGACACTGGCGATCAAAGAACGTGTCAGTTCGGGGGATGTCACGTCCTTATCGATCGAAGCCGGGCACATCGGTTTGGCGGTGGGCTCACAGGCCCAGCGGAATCTCTGGCCCTTGGCGGCGGAATGGATAGCAAGTCACTCCACACAGCGATAA